From a single Sphingomonas sp. OV641 genomic region:
- a CDS encoding copper resistance protein B, producing MQPKFLLIAGGAALGLASPVAAQMDHSNMPGMKMPPSNTPAVKKPAAKKPAAKKPAATKPVARKASPKPAARSTPPAKTGSGAKPAANQPAKPPAPATIVADPHAGHDMTTMPGMNTPGANPNPNTAHDMSAMPSASGGAASGQPSTRQGMDHGSMPGMGQSSGAMQGMPGHDMGSMPSGTGAAMIGTNLQAGTAPPPPIPTDRAADQVYSAAAMAHSQQHLRSMHGGQNFSQVIFNLAEVQIRDGRDAYRWDGSAWYGGDVNRLVLKTEGEGNFGRSLERAELQALYARAIGPYTDFQAGIRYDFKPNPSRVYATVGFESLAPGFFDVEGALFLSSKGDVLGRVEGYYDQRITQRLILQPRVEAEFAAQDVPADRIGSGLSDIELGLRLRYEVKREFAPYIGVSYERRVGRSARFAREDGEDAISTSLVLGIRTWF from the coding sequence AATATGCCGGGCATGAAGATGCCGCCGTCAAATACGCCAGCGGTGAAAAAGCCGGCCGCTAAAAAGCCGGCCGCCAAGAAGCCCGCAGCGACCAAGCCCGTCGCGCGCAAAGCGTCCCCAAAGCCCGCCGCTAGATCGACACCGCCCGCGAAAACGGGATCGGGGGCCAAGCCCGCTGCGAATCAGCCCGCCAAGCCTCCGGCCCCTGCAACGATCGTTGCCGATCCTCACGCCGGTCATGACATGACGACCATGCCGGGCATGAATACGCCTGGAGCCAACCCCAACCCCAATACCGCGCACGACATGTCGGCCATGCCAAGTGCCTCCGGCGGTGCCGCCTCCGGCCAGCCAAGCACCAGGCAAGGCATGGACCATGGATCGATGCCGGGAATGGGCCAGAGTTCGGGCGCGATGCAAGGCATGCCGGGACACGACATGGGAAGCATGCCCTCAGGCACGGGCGCGGCGATGATCGGCACCAACCTGCAGGCCGGCACCGCTCCGCCGCCCCCCATTCCGACGGATCGTGCCGCGGACCAGGTCTACTCTGCCGCTGCCATGGCGCATTCGCAGCAGCATCTGCGGTCGATGCACGGCGGGCAGAATTTCTCGCAGGTCATATTCAACCTGGCTGAAGTCCAGATCCGGGATGGTCGCGATGCTTATCGTTGGGATGGCAGCGCCTGGTACGGTGGCGACGTTAATCGTCTGGTTCTTAAAACCGAGGGCGAAGGGAACTTTGGGAGAAGCTTGGAAAGGGCGGAGCTGCAGGCGCTCTACGCACGGGCAATCGGACCCTATACCGATTTTCAGGCAGGGATCCGGTACGACTTCAAGCCTAATCCCTCGCGTGTTTACGCGACAGTCGGTTTTGAGAGCCTGGCTCCGGGTTTCTTCGATGTCGAGGGCGCACTGTTCTTGTCTAGCAAGGGAGACGTGCTGGGCCGCGTTGAAGGCTATTACGATCAGCGCATCACCCAGCGGCTGATTCTCCAGCCTCGTGTCGAAGCTGAGTTTGCGGCGCAGGACGTTCCGGCAGACCGGATCGGTTCGGGCTTGTCGGATATCGAGCTTGGCTTGCGGCTGCGCTACGAGGTGAAGCGAGAGTTCGCCCCCTATATAGGTGTTTCGTACGAGCGCAGAGTGGGCCGTTCTGCTCGTTTTGCACGCGAGGATGGCGAGGATGCGATATCCACCAGCCTCGTTCTGGGCATTCGCACATGGTTTTGA